A stretch of DNA from bacterium:
CAGCAAACTGTCTCCCAACGGTCGCATGTCATAGAAGATCGCTCCTCCAAGTCCAATAATTGTCAGTGGTAACGTGATTGCGAAAGGCAAAATCCAGTGTTCGAGATCAATAATAACCAGTGTTAAGAGTGCAATAAAAAGCAGGCTATATGCACAACCTGCGTAGTTTATACCGCAAATCATAAATGATAAAACCGAAAAAGTGCACGATGCCATCTCCACCAAGGGATAGCGAATCGAAATCGGATGAGCACAGCCTCGGCAGCGACCCCCAAGCACCAACCAACTCAGTACCGGAACGTTATCCCACGGCCGGATCGGAGTTTGGCACTGAGGACAGCGGGACGGCGGGCGAACGATGGATTCTCCGCGTGGCAGCCGGTAGATGAGCACGTTGGCAAAGCTTCCCAGACCCAGGCCAAGAATCACCACCGGGAGGTACACCATCCACCACGGGAGGAGGCCGATAGGAGTCGCTACCATGATTGTCTCTCACTCCGATCAGACGAGCCAGAATACAGGATCGCCGTGACCGGACTGGTGGTGGCCACGGCGATCCTGACGGTTTCTCTCACGGGTCGGCCCAACGAACGATCAGGCTCCCGACTGAACGGCGCGACCCAACATGAACACGGGAAGGTAGATCGAAATCAGAATGATGCCGATCACGCCGCCGATCATGATAATCAGCAGCGGTTCGATGAGCGCGGTAAGACGGCCGATGGTCGCGTCCACCTGCTTCGAGTAGAAGTCCGCCACCTTTTCCAAGAGCCGGTTGATTTCTCCGGTCTCTTCGCCGGTGGCCACCAGCTGTACGACAATCGGCGGAACCACCGCCGTCTTGCGCAGCGCGACCGAAATCGCGAATCCGTCCTTGATCAGCGTTCCCGCCTGCCGGAGGCCATTGGCGATGACCCGGTTTTCGACCACTCGAATCGAGTGATTCAGCGATTCGAGCACCGGAACGCCCGAACCGATCAGAATTCCGAACGTCCGCGCGAACTTGTCCATCAGCGCGCTCATCAGCAGCCCGCCGAAAATCGGAAACTGCAGCTTGAGCGAGTCCCAGGCCAGACCGCCCCGCCGGGTCTTGGTCAGGATCCACAGACTCGTCAACGCGGCCGCCGCGATCAGGAATGCCACCACCGCATTGTTCACGATCAATTGAGACATGTTCATAAGAACGCGCGTGGCAAACGGCAACTGAGCGCCGAACTTGTCATACACGTCCTTGAACATCGGCACCACCACTACCATCAGGAAGGTGATCACGCCGGTGAGGAAAATCACCGAAAACACCGGATAGCTGAGAGCGGAAATCACCTTGCGATGAGTGTCGGCCACCGATTCCAGATAATCGGAGAGCTGCTGCAAAATCATGTGCAGGTTTCCCGACACCTCGCCCGCGTGCACCAGCGCCACGTACAGATTGGAGAACACTCCGGGATGCTTGGCCAAAGCCTCGGAAAGCGAATAGCCTTTTTTGAGGTCCGTGGAAACCTGGACAAGAATCTTCTTGAACCGGTAGTTCCGCTCCTCCGTCATCAGATTGGAAATGGACTTCTCGATCGTGAGTCCGGCCGAGAACATCGTGGAAAGTTGGCGGGTGAAGAACACCAACGTGCCCAGGGGAACGCGGGTTCGCCAGCGGTAAATCGCCAGGGCGACCTGTTCCCCGACCGTCATCTCGTCTACGGCCAATCCGCCGCGAATCTCCCGCACCGAGACGATCTGGGCGGCTCCCCGCCGGCGCAGGAGATCCACCGCCGCCTCGTAGCTCGAGGCTCGGACGTTGTCCTCGTGCCGTGCTCCGTCGGCATCCTTGAATACGTACGCGTAATTCGGCATGGTCGTGGTGAAATATGGTTTGTTTGATCGTTAGGCTGGTTGGGCAAGGGACAGTATGCACGGCTCAACGGGGAGAGTCTCTCAACAAAAGCCGGACATCCTGAGTGCCTATCGTGCTTTTCGCACCGTAATGAGTGATTGTTGGCCGACGTCGTCGAGAAGAAGAAAATAGGCGCCCGACGGTGCGGAGTTCAGGTTGATTCGAGTCAGGCCGTCCACACAACCTTCGCTGACGGTTTGCCCGAGAATATTGAAAATCCGATACCGAGATCGTGGACCGGCATATGTGAAGCCTTCCACAAACGGGTTGGGGTAAACAGCTATGCGCTCGGCAGGACGCTGCTCGCGCGGCTCACTCGCGGCCAACGCCTGCGTAAACCAATGCAACGTCGAAGTGATAACGAAATGGGTATCGCCGACCACAGCAGGGCCTATGGCCATCACCATTTCGCGGCAAGCCGGGAAGTCGCGATTGAGCGTGTACGCAAAATAGGTATCCAAACCCTCATAGGTGCGATGGACGTATGTCTCCCCATATTCCAATGAGTCGTACGTATAATAGTATCCCCAATAGTCCCAGGGATTGAATTGAAAAGAAGTCGTATCCGTGGAGTCGCGGGGATGGAGGTCCATCCCAATCCCCGTTCGGCCGCGAAACGGATCTTCGGTGAGATTTATGGCAGTAACCGTTATGTACAGACAATCACAAGATGCCGTTGTTGTTGGAAGATGAAAAGACACCAGTTGTGATTGAACCAGATTCCACGAGTGAACACTATCGCCCCAGATGCTCCAGACACTGTCATTTTCAAGAGTATCGAGTATTTCATAGACATGCTGGCCAGGCCCGATCGTGTACAGAAGTGTATTGACTACTTCACCCGTAATTACGACTTCTGCCGACCAGATGGAACCGGCAAATACTAAGGCTGCCAGTACGCAGTGAGTGTATCGCAGCGCCATGGGATTGTTTGCGGATTACCAGGGTACCGGTTCGCCACCCAAGTCATATACGGAAATTGCTGAAGATATTCCGGACGGATTCCGACAATGAAGTTCCCGGTAAGCTGCAACTCCTGAAAAGGAACCGAAATCTCCCGCCAACTGCGCAAGGAATCGTTGCGAAAACCGCTCAGACGCAGACGGGCGGACTGTCCCCATTCGCGTTGCCAGTCCCCGCGCAGGAGAACGCCGTGAAAACCGGCCGCGTCGCTCGGGCTTAAGTAAACAATCCGCGAATCCCCGATATCGAGCCATTCCTCCTCGGCATCCAAATCCAACGAAAACGAGAGAATAGGTCCCGCATAGAAATCATTCCAGTCCCGCAAAATGACGCCTGAACCAGGCTCTGGTACCATGCGGATAATGAATGCGCGATTTAGCTGTATATGTTCATTTATTGAGGGGACGAAGTCATCCCACCCATTGGATTGAAGTCGTGTCATCGAAGAAAAGAAGTAGCGTTCGGTGTATCCGTAGTAGGGACCAACGCCTTCGTATGGGATGAAAAGGGTTGGGGATACGGCGAGCGGTTCGGAAGTGAAATCTCGCAGCGAATCAATCAAGGAATCGTTGAATGCCGCGACGAGCTCGAAGTGGAATTTCACAGTGTCTTCGTCGGAACACCCCGGAATGAACTCGCCCAGAGTGAGCGGGCCGATCATAATCGTTTCGATGTTCGAGTCGGGCCGCGTAGCATGCACAATCCAGCGGGAGGAATCTCCCCAGGATGTTTCGCGGCTGGCGTGATGATTGCCCGAATATGTACCGGGATTCCGTCGAGTGAACATGACGGCACCATAGTGGTGCACAGAGCCTCGGTCATTGGGAGTGAGTAGTGTCCATGCAGTGCTCAGAGGTGCCGTAAGCAATAGGACGAAAATGAGTGCTATTCTCAGATATTTCATTGGATAGTCTCCTCACCTAAGACAATAGACGAATCGTGGTCCGAGAACTATGCGACGACGATCTTGTTCGTTACCGATTTCAAGATAGTCGGGTTGCTTGGCGCAATCCTCAAAAGACAGGT
This window harbors:
- a CDS encoding prepilin peptidase, giving the protein MVATPIGLLPWWMVYLPVVILGLGLGSFANVLIYRLPRGESIVRPPSRCPQCQTPIRPWDNVPVLSWLVLGGRCRGCAHPISIRYPLVEMASCTFSVLSFMICGINYAGCAYSLLFIALLTLVIIDLEHWILPFAITLPLTIIGLGGAIFYDMRPLGDSLLGMAVGFGIFWCIGPLGNAIFRLKERAKKGERAVFEEEEQQNLRIPNAIAIAIMILIVALAFWFRLAAHPKRLLVIAIFAVLFASIWFLGRFIFRSRTDASEAAGAAFGQASRETAEDLKTAGAVGGGDMVFGLMAGSFLG
- a CDS encoding type II secretion system F family protein; this translates as MPNYAYVFKDADGARHEDNVRASSYEAAVDLLRRRGAAQIVSVREIRGGLAVDEMTVGEQVALAIYRWRTRVPLGTLVFFTRQLSTMFSAGLTIEKSISNLMTEERNYRFKKILVQVSTDLKKGYSLSEALAKHPGVFSNLYVALVHAGEVSGNLHMILQQLSDYLESVADTHRKVISALSYPVFSVIFLTGVITFLMVVVVPMFKDVYDKFGAQLPFATRVLMNMSQLIVNNAVVAFLIAAAALTSLWILTKTRRGGLAWDSLKLQFPIFGGLLMSALMDKFARTFGILIGSGVPVLESLNHSIRVVENRVIANGLRQAGTLIKDGFAISVALRKTAVVPPIVVQLVATGEETGEINRLLEKVADFYSKQVDATIGRLTALIEPLLIIMIGGVIGIILISIYLPVFMLGRAVQSGA
- a CDS encoding T9SS type A sorting domain-containing protein; amino-acid sequence: MDLHPRDSTDTTSFQFNPWDYWGYYYTYDSLEYGETYVHRTYEGLDTYFAYTLNRDFPACREMVMAIGPAVVGDTHFVITSTLHWFTQALAASEPREQRPAERIAVYPNPFVEGFTYAGPRSRYRIFNILGQTVSEGCVDGLTRINLNSAPSGAYFLLLDDVGQQSLITVRKAR